The DNA region tttggattggaaaaCCTTGTCAGTATCGGCAAGGTTGAGCAAGTCAGAGTGCGCAAGTTCAGCGTGGGCTTGCCACTCCATTTGAGTTCTCGCTTTATCCAGATTGATAACATCTGCCTGAGAAAGGGCTCCACCAACTTTTACAGGAAGAGCTTCGGGCTTGAGAGCCCGGATCTGGAAGAAGTCCCCAATCTCCTCTTTTGTACAAGTTGCCAAGGAAAATGTTTTGACAGGACAGCTGTACAATCTAGTGAGTTGTGGAACGCAGCGCTCAAAAACATTCATCTCGTCACCAGTTAAGGTGTGGAACAAGAGCAGGGCCCCCAAACGAACTGGCATCGCCTTTAAGAGGCTGGCTGGTGTCTCACGACCAAAGATGCCATCAAAGCCCCTTTCATCCATGTACGTCAGAATTGTGTAGCCATCTTTGGCATTGTTAGTGTTGTGCATAGCCAGAAATTGGGTATAAAAAACGCAGCGGAGACGCGCTGGTGTAAAGGAGGCTAAGACTCCAGGTTCGAAGAACTGCACGGAACAACCATCTTGATTGTTGGGCAAAGCGACCAAATAGTGCGTGCGGTACAGCAACAAATCGGTCGGTGATAAGGTTCCCTCTCCTGTCGAGTTCATGGGTAAAAAGGCTCGCTCCCCGAAGACATTTTTCCGGACCTGCCAGTGCTGTGCAAAGAGGAgtgcggcggcggcgacgttTTCACAACGGAAGCGCAAGAAAATCTCTGGGTTCGACTCTCGATACAAGATCATTGGGATGGTTTGGCAAGCCTCTATGTACGCGCTTTTCTCAAAATCTGGAATCTTGTCCAATTCGTGAGAAAACTGCTGGAGGCTCTCGTAGACACCAGAACCCTGCGTTACATTGAAAAACATCCATTGGTGGTTGCCTTTTTCCGCTGAGAGAGCAAGGGTGGAGGTTGGGATCCCGACGGTTCTGTCTATAGAGCACTGTTCTTGTCCAGACGCTATTCCGGCCGAGGCGACCATGGATTTAGCACTTTCAACGTTGTAGTCGCTATCCTCAGGAGCTCGTGTTAGCTTTTTCGTGGGCTTAAAAAGGTCCACCTTGGCAGAGCACTTTAGGGCGCCTGAGCGCGGGCCATCGCTACTACTTCtcttttttgctttcaaaaacaaatccATCTTCCAGGCAATTGTATTGTCCGGTCGCCAGGTCTCTCTTTGGGCTTTGCGATCAGCAGCTTATTTATTTCCAATTCAGAAGGAGTGTGGGTTAGAACCGGAGAGCGCCGAAACATCACCTTTATATGCCCTACGCTGTAGGACGTATGTTCTGACTCTGACAGTACGTACGGCTATTACCTAACAATAACAAGTCCGTTATGTTCATTCTGTACCGGTTCCAACAATGCCGAAATTTCATCATGACCTGGTCAAGGACGCAAAAAAAGTCCCAACGGTATGTCTCCACTTCTGTGAACAATTAAGTAATTTTCGGACTAGAGAAGAACCCACCCTCCTATGTAGTTAGCTTACATTGAATAGACGTTAGAATGACATATGTCTCGTCAAAATTTGTTTTGATACTGCTTATGATTAATAGCTAGCTATTCATAGTCAACTGTAAGTCACCGTCCGGCTTCGTAGCATCTCTCTAGAGACTGTAGAAAGATGTCCGTTTCGTATCAAATTTCTCCGGAATCAATTTTGATAGCATAATATCGTTAGGTCTGCGTAACGCATAGATTTGCTATTGCGTCGCACATCTCCAGGCCTCCTTAAATGCGGTAAACACtgcaaatagcttatttgcggtgtgatTTGGActtttatttgcggtgtttgcggtattTCGAACCCTAACGGATTTTACTTAACATGCGTATATCGTATCGGTATCCAACTCACTATGTTTTTCAAAAATTACTTGTCACTACGTTGTCTTACTCTTGAATGTCagaggaaagcactttcgAATTCTTCTCCTATCTGCAATATCCTTTGAGAGAGAAGTCTGTGAGTTCCTGTTGGCTTGCATCTTTCTCTCAGTGTATGGTTGTTGTTTATAAATCTGACTGACAATAAGCAGATGAcgtgtttcggaaggagaAGTCTCCATAGAAATTTTGCTTGGGAGGAAACTGTCTGTTTTCTACTGCCAAGCTATCCACAAAAGGATTTTTTCTCATAGACAAAGTTATTTGAGGAAAGCATCCTTGTGATAGACCCTGGGTAAGACAATTGCTGTTTGGCTTCAAAGGTCTGTCTCTTCTGCTGATATGCTTTGCTGATTTTTAGAGCTCATTTCTTCTGACTGTGTCATGGTTtagtaccatgcaacatgcCCATCAAGAATGTCCGTCCGTTAGGTGCCAACACAGTGGATGGCAGTTGGAATGTTTACAAGGATGAAGTGAGTTGCATGGAAGTTAATTTggtcttattgtatggaatTCCTACATACAACAATGTATCAGGCATTGGAGAGAACGTGACAAAGTcagtcgtgttctgacagtggcaacggagtgggacacCTGACTAACAGATGTAAATGGATGTGCCCCATTTTCCGTGGCATGTgtgttatgaaaggtatttccggttccactataagtatatgtgagcaTGCGCCATGGTGtaaggatactatggcaaaggaaagatatttggttttgttttgtttgagtttgttcctcaggttttgttgcatcttggcaaatcagaggaacaacaagaactagtttatagcactgattcttcaatcattgttttataacttctttgatccgtactgcctttaTTGCacaggtccttgtatccgctgtctaacccgtggggagcgttgtcaacgagtagagttttacagtccctaagtcccttaggtgtattgccggttgttcGCAATAACGCCATCCTCTatttaccaggctctgttcctaacagcgcttctgtccatacggtgtacattggtgtatattgtaacagAGTAACAGTCTTGGTTTCTTGTCAAATCACTGCTGCTTGTTGCACAGAATTTGGTAAACCCACCTTGAATCAACCCTTTGATAGTTACTGGCACGGAGCGATATCACGCACAGTAGTAACACTGCCACCGAGGTGGTAGAAGGGAGTGAACCAGTGCTGGCAACGtccactggtgtagggtcaaaTAAAGAGGTCCGCTTAgttacagcgaaggacctgaAATATAGTGGAAGACCTAACCCCGGACCCCTACCAATCcggctatccagcccaaCTCAAGATCTGATCCGGCTACCCAGCCCAACTCAAGACCTGGATAACCTTGTTGAGACGAACTACATCTGATGCAGCTGCCCTTGCTCATTTGCTGGAGACGGTGCTCGCACCATCTGCAACTTCATCTATCCGCCTTAGCCTACAACTTAACGGATATGACGATCTACAAAGTGTTGATGGTATTTTTGAGAGTGAACTTGAATCTCTAGAGTACGTCCCTTTTGCACTTGAAGAAGGAGTCCCACCTCACCCGGTGAAGTTGCTAATGGCGCATTGAAAGCTACTAAGTTATTTCCTACCTTGGATGAGTCATCTTCGGAACACAAATGGGGGGCCACTATCCCCTTATGAGATTGTTTCCCTCGCTAGAGATGTTTTCAACACATACCGGATGTCGCCTCCTGTCCAGTTGTCAGAATCACCGTCTACTCCCCTTTGGCAATCCAGCACCCCTATGGCCATACCTGGAAACCATAGTTGctctgctgttgctgatttCAAACAAGGAGTGAAATGTGACAAGACGCACTATCCAGTGCTTAAGGATGATCGCTACTGGGACAATTTTTACCGTACCTTTGTTGTTACCGCCGTATTGCACAGATAATGTTCTAGATCCGGCTTATTCTCCAACAGATCCAGATGAAATCTCACTTTTTAAAGAGCAGAAAAAGTTTGTCTATTCCGCCCTAGAACACTGTTTGCAAACCAATATGGGGAAAAACATTGTTCGAGAACATgcttttgattttgacgCCCAAGTTGTATTTGCAAAAATCGTTAAACATTACACGGCATCCACAGCCGCGAAAATCAGCTCCGGCACTACTCTCTCATACTTGACCTCTGCAAAATACGGCAGCTCCTGGACCGGCACTGCGGAAGGTTTATCTTGCATTGGAAAACCATCTACGCATCTACAACAATACCGTGCCAACTACGGAACATTTGCCACCGCAACTCTGCCTCAGTTTGCTCGAGTCCTCTGTTCGCGACGTCTCCGAACTACGTCAAGTCAACACTACCGCGAATTTAGATTTAGCTAAAGGGGGGTCTCCTTTTAACTATGAAAATTATCTAAGTCTACTTCTCGCTGCAGCAACTTATACGACAAAgggaacaacctttccaacTCTCGTAGCCCTAAGACCAAGCGTAGTGCCTTTGTTGCCGAAACCATCTTCCCTGACAACGACTACGGCGTTGATTACGACATTGATTTATCTCCGTCCATTCTGTACGAAGCGAATGCTCACAACCGCAGAGCAGGAGATCAAAATCGAGACCGCCAGGGCAATGTCAACCGTGAACAACCGTATATCCCCCGTGAGACATGGGATAAACTGTCCGAGGATGCAAAGGCGATTCTCCGAGGCATGTCTTCTCCCGCGGAAGGTCAAGCCTCGCCTAACAGCAAGTCAACACCCGCATTTCATGCCAATTCTCATTCTCTAGCCGACATGGGACACCCCTCCCCAACCAACAACTCGTTGAATGAAAGCGACAACGAAAAATTCCACGATTGTGGAAACGATTCGGAGTTACTTGTCCACCTTACTGATTGTTCCAGTCCTATGGCAAATGGAGACATTCGCAAAGTCCTTGCCTCTGCCTCTTCCCACAAGAAAAATGAAAACAACTGCCTCCAGTCAAACATGCTTGAGTACACCATTTCACGGCACTCCATCATTGGAACCACATCTTCTCTCATTGACAGAGGTGCCAATGGCGGACTCGCTGGAAGCGATGTTAAGGTTATCAACAAAACCGGCCGTTCGGCAAGCATCACCGGTATCAACGACCACACTCTGCCTGATTTAGATATTGTCACCACTGCTGGTCTTGTTGAATCCCAGAACGGACCTATTATTGTCGTACTACATCAATATGCCCATcatggaaaaggaaaaactaTCCATTCTAGTGCACAACTAGAGTACTACAAGAACACTGTCAAAGACCGATCTTGTGTACTTGGAGGTAAACAACGCATTGTAACTCTAGATGACTATGTTATTCTTTTACAAGTTCGTCAGGGACTTGCATACATGGACATGCGCCCTCCTTCCGACGCAGAGTTTGATACACTTCCCCACGTTGTACTTACTTCCCATGTTGATTGGGATCCGTCCATCATTGACAATGAGATTGACCTTGCCACGGATTGGTATGACGCCGTTCAGGATCTCCCGAACGACCCATATGTCGAACCTCGTTTCAATTCAACTGGGGACTACTGGCATAGACATGTTGCGAATTTTGACATATTTTTGTCATCTGAGATCATTGCCCATTCCACCGCTATTGACAATATACTCTCGTCCAA from Phaeodactylum tricornutum CCAP 1055/1 chromosome 18, whole genome shotgun sequence includes:
- a CDS encoding predicted protein; amino-acid sequence: MGKNIVREHAFDFDAQVVFAKIVKHYTASTAAKISSGTTLSYLTSAKYGSSWTGTAEGLSCIGKPSTHLQQYRANYGTFATATLPQFARVLCSRRLRTTNLYDKGNNLSNSRSPKTKRSAFVAETIFPDNDYGVDYDIDLSPSILYEANAHNRRAGDQNRDRQGNVNREQPYIPRETWDKLSEDAKAILRGMSSPAEGQASPNSKSTPAFHANSHSLADMGHPSPTNNSLNESDNEKFHDCGNDSELLVHLTDCSSPMANGDIRKVLASASSHKKNENNCLQSNMLEYTISRHSIIGTTSSLIDRGANGGLAGSDVKVINKTGRSASITGINDHTLPDLDIVTTAGLVESQNGPIIVVLHQYAHHGKGKTIHSSAQLEYYKNTVKDRSCVLGGKQRIVTLDDYVILLQVRQGLAYMDMRPPSDAEFDTLPHVVLTSHVDWDPSIIDNEIDLATDWYDAVQDLPNDPYVEPRFNSTGDYWHRHVANFDIFLSSEIIAHSTAIDNILSSNKHNMVRNERNYEALRPCLGWVSTDTVKKTILATTQFAREVYNAPMHKHFKSRFPALNVH